CATCAATGGCCGTATACCCCACATCGTCAATCGTGGAGGTCAAAAGCCCCAGACTTCGGATATGAGAAGGCAGGTTCAGCTTCTCCGCAAATTGAGGATCGACATTGGGAATCAGTCGGATCGCAAGCGGCGTCGCTCGAATTGGTTTTTCCATGCGTGTCACTCCTTTCAAGACAACATCCCTGATCAAAAGCAAAAAAAGGTGCCTAAACACGAAAAAATAAGATCCGTGTTCAAGGGCACCTTTGCCTTTTGATTATTCACTTGTGGGTAGAAGATAACACGCGATTTACGTGCTCTTTTACCTGTCTCTAATGTAGAACAAGGCAGGGAAAAATGCAAGCGTTTTCGGCATTCCGTCACTTTTCCATATTCCGGTCATATTACGGACACACGCCCCCGTTAAATTTGTGTTGTAGCCGAGACGGGCAAGCCCGCAAACAAGGCTCACTACAGTCTAAAGACCCCCCAAGGAGGAATTTCACAATGAAAAAGAAAATGGCAATGACAGTTATGGCTTTGGCAGTATCCGCAATGGCAGGTTCCGCGTTTGCGGCAAGTGAACCCGCGAAAACGTCTGGTTCTTCTGCTCCACTGAAAATGGTGACCACAGATGGTACAAATGCTCTTTTCAAACCGATTATTAGCCTGGAGGAAATGGCGAAAGAAAAAGGGATCACTGTGGAAGAGTTGATCAAGCAGCTTGAAAAAGAAGGAAAACTGACGAAAGGAGTAGCTATTAACACGAAAGACGGCGATCTGACAACTAGCTTCTCCTTCATGAAATTCGATGCCATCAGCGATAACAGTAAGACAATCGACCTGGTTGAAATGGCGAAAGAAAAAGGCATCTCCGTAGAAGAGTTGATCGAGCAGCTTAAAGAAGAAGGCACGCTGGCAATAATTTCTTCCACGACAACTATCAATCTGGAAGAAGTAGCAAAAGAAAAAGGCATCTCTGTGGAAGAGTTGATCAAACAGCTCGAAAAAGAAGGCAAGATCACAAAAAGTACAACAGTCTCAGTACCTGCCATCAAAAAATAAGCGTTGCCTTTCAAGCACACAAAAAAACCTCTAGCAGGAAACTGCCAGAGGTTTAGTCATGCCGTTCGCCATTCAACGGACACATGATGTCAGTCAAAATGATTTCTATCATTGCTATGATAAGTACAAATTGACTTGAGATAGATAGGAGGTGTTTCTTCGTGAAACGAATTCTACTCATCGAGGATGAAATGCCGATTGCCCGACTTGTCCAGGTCTACCTGGAACGGGCGGGCTATGAGGTAAAATGGAATGTGGGTGATCACGAGGCAATTCCGACTTTTCTCTCCTGGAAACCAGATCTTGTCCTGCTTGACCTGATGCTGCCCGATCATGACGGCTTGAATATACTCGATCAGATTCGCCAATACGGCAGCTGCCCTGTCATTATCATCACGGCGCGCGGTACCGTGCCAGACAAGCTCAAAGGTCTGGCACAAGGGGCAGATGATTACATCGCCAAGCCATTTGATCCAGAAGAAGTGCTCGCCCGTGTACAAGCTGTGCTCCGCCGTTCCTCTTATATCGCCGAAGCAGATACGATCAGACTCGGGACACTTTCCATAGATGTTACGGCCCAAAATGCCTTAATCGGGAAAGCACCCCTTTCCTTAATGCCAAGGGATTGGCAACTACTTGTTTTCCTGGCGCGACATCCGAACCAATGCTTCAGCCGAGATCAGTTGCTGGATCAGGTGTGGGGAATGGATTTTGAAGGGGGCGATCGCTCTGTGGATACCGCAGTGAAGCGCTTGCGCAAAAGCTTACTGCCGTGGCCGACTTCTGAAGGGGAAATCAGCACAATCAGAGGAATGGGGTATAGCCTGCGTGTTTACTAATCGATCTACTTCTACCAGAGCTGCTGTACCGCTCTTGCGTTACTGGACGTGGCGCTATGCCCTGATTTTATCGGTCATTCTTTTTGGCATTGGGTTTTTTGGCATCTATTGGATTAACAAAGCAACTACAGAACAACAGTTTCAAGTATTGGAAGCAAGAACAGAGTTGCTCGCTGATTCGTATACCAAGGTGTTGCTTGCCAAGGACACCTCGACTTCTTCTGTAAAGATAGAGGATTTGGCACAAACAACCGTTGGTATCTCCAATCAGGCTGTCACTGCTGTGACTGGCCCTGGGTCTCCGGCTATTCCTGGCACCGCAACACCTGCAGCCAATACTGCCACGATCGCATTTCGAGTCATGCCGACTGTCCCAATCGATCACGTGGTACAGATTTACGATGATGCGGGCAAGACGTTCAAGAAGGATATGCTGAATCAGACGACGACCGCTACCATTGCGCAGTTGCCGACTCCTGCCCAGCCTGTGGACAAAACAAAGGAAATACGGGAGGTCGTTGCCACAAAGGGTGCTACCTGGCTGCGTGTAGGTGTCCCTTACTATGAACACAATGCAGTCGCAGGCACTTATTACGTCAGTACCCCGCTTAACAATGATTTGGTCCACACCTATATCACGATCATGGTTTCCATCGGGATCATCACCTTGTGCGGTTGGGCCATCGTCTATGTGCTGTCTCGCTCGTTAACACAACCCCTGCGGCAGTTGGCAATAGCGGCAGAGCAAATATCCAGCGGGAATTATACGCCTCCCTTGCCCAATTCTTCCAAAATCAAAGAAGCGGAAATCAGTCAGCTGGTTCATTCTTTTGACGAAATGGCGAAACGGCTTGGACAACTGGAGCGGATGCGCACCGACCTTTTGGCTGGTGTCTCCCATGAACTGCGTACCCCTGTCACCTCGATCCGCGGGATGATTCAAGCGGTCAAAGACGGCGTTGTAAAAGGTACAGATGCCGATGAATTCATGCAAATCAGCATGGACGAAGCCAAGCGACTCCAGACAATGGTCAATGACCTGCTCGATTTTTCGTCGATGGAAGCAGGCGAAGTATTCGTCGAGAAGCAATCCATTCAGATCAACAGCACATTGGATCAGATAGTCGCACAGGTGCAAGCCTTACCGTCATTTGCAGACGTAACTGTGACAGTAAACCCGACTGGATCAGAAATCGTTTGGGTCGGCGATGAATCACATGTTAAACAAATTTTGCTCAATTTATTGGGAAACAGCGCAGCCGCAAATGCAACGCAAATCGAGATCAGCGTCCATAATCAAAGGGATTTTCTCTCCATCGACGTGACTGACAATGGAAAAGGGATTTCTGAGTCAGAGGTTCCATTCATTTTCGAACGGTACTATCGCGGCGACAGCAAACGTAAAAAGAAACATGGATTGGGACTGGGCCTGACGATTTCGCGACTATTGGCAAAAGCACACGGGGGAAATGTCGAATTGATTCGGACTTCTCCAGAAGGAACAACCTTTCGTCTGACACTGGCCCATCCAGATACATCCGCATGAAAATGAACAGAGGAAGCAGCACCGATGAATCGTGCCGCTTCCTCTGTTACGTATGAGCCCCCTCTGGCACATGCGTGCGAATAAGATCCATGAAGATGTCCAATGCTTTGGTATGAAACTCGTCGGATTTCGTGACGAGCGAAAAATCACGGGTAACAGGTGTCCCCGTCACCTTCAATGTACAGAGCGTGCCGAGCTTTCGTTCTTTACGGATGGCCCAATAAGACAGCAGG
This genomic stretch from Brevibacillus brevis harbors:
- a CDS encoding sensor histidine kinase is translated as MFTNRSTSTRAAVPLLRYWTWRYALILSVILFGIGFFGIYWINKATTEQQFQVLEARTELLADSYTKVLLAKDTSTSSVKIEDLAQTTVGISNQAVTAVTGPGSPAIPGTATPAANTATIAFRVMPTVPIDHVVQIYDDAGKTFKKDMLNQTTTATIAQLPTPAQPVDKTKEIREVVATKGATWLRVGVPYYEHNAVAGTYYVSTPLNNDLVHTYITIMVSIGIITLCGWAIVYVLSRSLTQPLRQLAIAAEQISSGNYTPPLPNSSKIKEAEISQLVHSFDEMAKRLGQLERMRTDLLAGVSHELRTPVTSIRGMIQAVKDGVVKGTDADEFMQISMDEAKRLQTMVNDLLDFSSMEAGEVFVEKQSIQINSTLDQIVAQVQALPSFADVTVTVNPTGSEIVWVGDESHVKQILLNLLGNSAAANATQIEISVHNQRDFLSIDVTDNGKGISESEVPFIFERYYRGDSKRKKKHGLGLGLTISRLLAKAHGGNVELIRTSPEGTTFRLTLAHPDTSA
- a CDS encoding response regulator transcription factor encodes the protein MKRILLIEDEMPIARLVQVYLERAGYEVKWNVGDHEAIPTFLSWKPDLVLLDLMLPDHDGLNILDQIRQYGSCPVIIITARGTVPDKLKGLAQGADDYIAKPFDPEEVLARVQAVLRRSSYIAEADTIRLGTLSIDVTAQNALIGKAPLSLMPRDWQLLVFLARHPNQCFSRDQLLDQVWGMDFEGGDRSVDTAVKRLRKSLLPWPTSEGEISTIRGMGYSLRVY